In the genome of Mucisphaera calidilacus, one region contains:
- a CDS encoding RimK family alpha-L-glutamate ligase: MKLGILTIGPRLYSSRRLRQAAVERGHKVRMLNTLRFGIDLEHGEPDLVYRSRPLPLLDAIIPRIGASITYFGTAVVRQFEQMDVYTPNPANAINNARDKLRSLQILSRHDIGIPTTTFVRDREDVLPAIERIGGAPVIIKILEGTQGVGVILADNTKIAEAIIETMQSAKQNVLIQRFVKESRGTDIRAIVVGDTVVAAMRRSAKGDEFRSNVHRGGRTSSIELDPLYQETAVRAAQIMGLKVAGVDMLESDEGPLIMEVNSTPGLEGIEKATKLDVAGVIIDYIASQVAFPELDIRQRLTVSKGYGVTELTIPKDSPILGQTLANSGLRDRDIVVLNLHRGTSVISNPKESRTLEAGDRLLCYGKLDAMRDMIPARKKRRKRVRIQKLDPDTLKNLPQHDEPA, from the coding sequence ATGAAACTCGGCATCCTCACCATCGGCCCACGCCTCTACTCCAGCCGACGACTCCGGCAGGCCGCCGTCGAACGCGGCCACAAGGTCCGCATGCTCAACACCCTCCGCTTCGGCATCGACCTCGAACACGGCGAACCCGACCTCGTCTACCGATCACGACCCCTGCCCCTCCTCGACGCCATCATCCCGCGCATCGGCGCCTCCATCACCTACTTCGGAACCGCCGTCGTCCGCCAGTTCGAGCAGATGGACGTCTACACGCCCAACCCCGCCAACGCCATCAACAACGCACGCGACAAACTCCGCTCGCTCCAGATCCTCAGCCGACACGACATCGGCATCCCCACCACCACCTTCGTCCGCGACCGCGAAGACGTCCTCCCCGCCATCGAACGTATCGGCGGCGCACCCGTCATCATCAAGATCCTCGAGGGAACCCAGGGCGTCGGCGTCATCCTCGCCGACAACACCAAGATCGCCGAGGCCATCATCGAAACGATGCAGAGCGCCAAACAAAACGTCCTCATCCAGCGATTCGTCAAAGAGAGCCGCGGCACCGACATCCGCGCCATCGTCGTCGGCGACACCGTCGTCGCCGCCATGCGACGCAGCGCCAAGGGCGACGAGTTCCGAAGCAACGTCCACCGCGGCGGTCGGACCTCCAGCATCGAACTCGACCCCCTCTACCAGGAAACCGCCGTCCGCGCCGCCCAGATCATGGGCCTCAAGGTCGCCGGCGTCGACATGCTCGAGTCCGACGAAGGCCCCCTCATCATGGAAGTCAACTCCACGCCCGGACTCGAAGGCATCGAGAAAGCCACCAAGCTCGACGTCGCAGGCGTCATCATCGACTACATCGCCTCGCAGGTCGCCTTCCCCGAACTCGACATCCGACAAAGACTCACCGTCTCCAAAGGCTACGGCGTCACCGAACTCACCATCCCCAAGGACTCCCCCATCCTCGGCCAGACCCTCGCCAACTCCGGACTCCGCGACCGCGATATCGTCGTCCTCAACCTCCACCGCGGCACCAGCGTCATCTCCAACCCCAAAGAATCACGCACCCTCGAAGCGGGCGACCGACTCCTCTGCTACGGCAAACTCGACGCCATGCGCGACATGATCCCCGCGCGCAAAAAACGCCGTAAACGCGTCCGCATCCAGAAACTCGACCCCGACACCCTCAAGAACCTCCCCCAGCACGACGAACCCGCCTGA
- a CDS encoding solute:sodium symporter family transporter — translation MVITTFLIFTGLVALTTYLLTRKDDRATNTGYFLGGRSLGGVVIAGSLLLTNLSTEQMVGLNGDAYREGLSVMAWEIVAVLALVAMALFFLPRFLRSGVTTVPELLEKRFGHSTSVITTFIFLIAYAVILLPIILYTGAIGLEGMLDVKSLTGINSDTGVLVFMVVLVGCIGSVYALFGGLRSVAVSDTLNGAGLLVGGMLIVIFALMKVGGEEGILGAFDVLAEEHPEKLNSIGTESQSVPFGTLFTGVLLINMFYWTTNQQIIQRTLGAKSLREGQKGVLLCGTLKLLGPLYLVLPGILAYHLYADTDIRPDQSYGILVRDVLPPYLTGFFAAVMVGAILSSFNSALNSACTLFSLGVYKSILRPDAPDKQVVASGKIFGGILAIAAMIVAPILRGQESIFSYLQTMNAMYFIPILAVVIVAMTTARVPERAANTALITGLVVIALGYFMPIAWIDEQPFYFAGGVMNTFHFSGAVFAYLIVMMLVMGSVWPAEKPWQDAHSGDVEITPWPYALPTGISLVVIVFTIYLYFADFSVLA, via the coding sequence ATGGTCATCACCACCTTCCTGATCTTTACCGGTCTCGTCGCCCTGACCACCTACCTCCTCACACGCAAGGACGACCGCGCCACCAACACCGGCTACTTCCTCGGCGGACGATCGCTCGGCGGCGTCGTGATCGCCGGCTCACTGCTCCTGACCAACCTCTCCACCGAGCAGATGGTCGGGCTCAATGGCGACGCCTACCGCGAAGGCCTCAGCGTCATGGCCTGGGAGATCGTCGCCGTCCTCGCCCTCGTCGCCATGGCCCTCTTCTTCCTCCCTCGCTTCCTCCGCTCAGGGGTGACCACCGTCCCCGAACTCCTCGAAAAACGCTTCGGACACTCCACCAGCGTCATCACCACCTTCATCTTCCTCATCGCCTACGCCGTCATCCTCCTGCCCATCATCCTCTACACCGGCGCTATCGGCCTCGAGGGCATGCTCGACGTCAAATCACTCACCGGCATCAACTCCGACACAGGCGTCCTCGTCTTCATGGTCGTCCTCGTCGGATGCATCGGCTCCGTCTACGCGCTCTTCGGCGGACTCCGATCCGTCGCCGTCTCCGACACACTCAACGGCGCGGGGCTCCTCGTCGGCGGCATGCTCATCGTTATCTTCGCACTCATGAAAGTCGGCGGCGAAGAAGGCATCCTCGGCGCCTTCGACGTCCTCGCCGAAGAACACCCCGAGAAACTCAACTCCATCGGCACCGAGTCCCAGTCCGTCCCCTTCGGCACTCTCTTCACAGGCGTCCTGCTCATCAACATGTTCTACTGGACCACCAACCAGCAGATCATCCAGCGAACGCTCGGCGCCAAGAGCCTCCGCGAGGGACAGAAAGGCGTCCTGCTCTGCGGAACCCTCAAGCTCCTCGGGCCCCTCTACCTCGTCCTCCCGGGCATCCTCGCCTACCACCTCTACGCCGACACCGACATACGACCCGATCAGTCCTACGGCATCCTCGTCCGCGACGTCCTGCCCCCCTACCTCACCGGCTTCTTCGCCGCCGTCATGGTCGGCGCCATCCTCAGCTCCTTCAACTCCGCACTCAACTCCGCCTGCACGCTCTTCAGCCTCGGCGTCTACAAGTCCATCCTCAGACCCGACGCACCCGACAAACAGGTCGTCGCCTCCGGCAAGATCTTCGGCGGCATCCTCGCCATCGCCGCCATGATCGTCGCCCCCATACTCCGAGGACAGGAAAGCATCTTCTCCTACCTCCAGACCATGAACGCCATGTACTTCATCCCCATCCTCGCCGTCGTCATCGTCGCCATGACCACCGCTCGCGTCCCCGAACGCGCCGCCAACACCGCACTCATCACCGGACTCGTCGTCATCGCCCTCGGCTACTTCATGCCCATCGCGTGGATCGACGAACAGCCCTTCTACTTCGCCGGCGGCGTCATGAACACCTTCCACTTCTCCGGCGCCGTCTTCGCCTACCTCATCGTCATGATGCTCGTCATGGGCTCCGTCTGGCCCGCCGAGAAACCTTGGCAGGACGCCCACTCGGGCGACGTCGAGATCACCCCCTGGCCCTACGCCCTTCCCACCGGCATCAGCCTCGTCGTGATTGTCTTCACCATCTATCTCTACTTCGCCGACTTCTCCGTCCTCGCCTGA
- a CDS encoding B12-binding domain-containing radical SAM protein: protein MKNHKLLVVYILCSSYDDDGYPRRFLKGVFPSNTLGCLRGLTESLDDEGLLPPGTSVEVQTYDDTLTTIPFERIARQASPDTTVVVGLAGVQTGQFARATEIAREFRKRNLPVMVGGFHVSGSLAMLGKPTRELRQLLDINVSLVRGEAESPEALAEIFRDVLDGTMKPIYEMPVAPVIGNAALPRVPAEYRKRFFSGSLAPLDTSRGCPFNCSFCTVINVLGHKMRHRTTQRVLAAVEQGYHEGIRTYFFVDDNMARSPIWEEIFDGLIELRTRGIEISFLMQVDTLAYKIPNFVDKAKKAGCISAFIGMESIDPVNLKAVGKKQNRVHDYAHMVDTWRDADIIVHVGYITGLPNDNPDNIAAAVETLIEQVGVDQVSFFKLTPLPGSADHRDCVNNSTILDDDLNNYDSLHTTFQHPRMTGAEWDLAYKKAWERFYSPENITRVLLRAPKRAYWNLFWMMVWYRFSMLSAEHPMFSGYVRFKNRRERRPSMPRESRLRFAMRRLADIWRGTRRTAQLFLEFQEIWMLTRKRDDPKRRTIADLRWRLATATKQVDAAVDPVIAAMRDNLRSFGKAVGREQRRTRARMLNATRSIRAYQRALPGEAQALRERALRAYESVVARDLSLRQRLTTQWQQLGSELRNGMPSIRRLAWTPLAAILELALSVRFFIAFLTKPPVPGA, encoded by the coding sequence ATGAAGAACCATAAACTCCTCGTCGTCTACATCCTCTGCTCCTCCTACGACGACGACGGCTACCCGCGACGCTTCCTCAAAGGCGTCTTCCCCTCCAACACCCTCGGCTGCCTCCGCGGACTCACCGAGTCGCTCGACGACGAAGGACTCCTCCCGCCCGGCACCTCCGTCGAGGTCCAGACCTACGACGACACCCTCACCACCATCCCCTTCGAACGCATCGCTCGACAGGCCTCGCCCGACACCACCGTCGTCGTCGGGCTCGCAGGCGTCCAGACCGGGCAGTTCGCCCGCGCCACCGAGATCGCGCGCGAATTCCGCAAACGCAACCTCCCCGTCATGGTCGGCGGCTTCCACGTCAGCGGATCCCTCGCCATGCTCGGCAAGCCCACCCGCGAACTCCGGCAACTCCTCGACATCAACGTCTCGCTCGTCCGAGGCGAGGCCGAATCCCCCGAAGCCCTCGCCGAGATCTTCCGCGACGTCCTCGACGGCACCATGAAACCCATCTACGAAATGCCCGTCGCGCCCGTCATCGGCAACGCCGCGCTCCCACGCGTCCCCGCCGAGTACCGCAAACGGTTCTTCAGCGGATCCCTCGCACCCCTCGACACCAGCCGCGGCTGCCCCTTCAACTGCTCCTTCTGCACCGTCATCAACGTCCTCGGCCACAAGATGCGCCACCGAACCACCCAACGCGTCCTCGCCGCCGTCGAACAGGGATACCACGAGGGCATCCGAACCTACTTCTTCGTCGACGACAACATGGCACGAAGCCCCATCTGGGAAGAGATCTTCGACGGCCTCATCGAACTCCGAACACGAGGCATCGAGATCAGCTTCCTCATGCAGGTCGACACCCTCGCCTACAAGATCCCCAACTTCGTCGACAAGGCCAAGAAGGCCGGCTGCATCTCCGCCTTCATCGGCATGGAGTCCATCGACCCCGTCAACCTCAAGGCCGTCGGCAAGAAACAGAACCGCGTCCACGACTACGCCCACATGGTCGACACCTGGCGCGACGCCGACATCATCGTCCACGTCGGCTACATCACCGGACTCCCCAACGACAACCCCGACAACATCGCCGCCGCCGTCGAAACCCTCATCGAACAGGTCGGCGTCGATCAGGTCTCCTTCTTCAAGCTCACACCCCTCCCCGGCTCCGCCGACCACCGCGACTGCGTCAACAACAGCACCATCCTCGACGACGACCTCAACAACTACGACTCCCTCCACACCACCTTCCAGCACCCCAGAATGACCGGCGCCGAGTGGGACCTCGCCTACAAGAAAGCCTGGGAACGCTTCTACAGCCCCGAGAACATCACACGCGTCCTCCTCCGAGCTCCCAAACGCGCCTACTGGAACCTCTTCTGGATGATGGTCTGGTACCGGTTCTCCATGCTCTCCGCCGAACACCCCATGTTCAGCGGGTACGTCCGCTTCAAGAACCGACGCGAACGAAGGCCCTCCATGCCCCGCGAGAGCCGACTCCGATTCGCTATGCGACGACTCGCCGACATCTGGCGCGGCACGCGACGCACCGCCCAGCTCTTCCTCGAGTTCCAGGAAATCTGGATGCTCACCCGCAAACGCGACGACCCCAAACGACGCACCATCGCCGACCTCCGCTGGCGACTCGCCACCGCCACCAAACAGGTCGACGCCGCCGTCGACCCCGTCATCGCCGCCATGCGTGACAACCTCCGATCCTTCGGAAAAGCCGTCGGACGCGAACAGCGACGCACCCGCGCACGCATGCTCAACGCCACACGATCCATCCGCGCCTACCAGCGTGCCCTCCCCGGCGAAGCGCAGGCACTCCGCGAACGCGCCCTCCGCGCCTACGAGTCCGTCGTCGCACGCGACCTCAGCCTCCGACAACGACTCACCACGCAGTGGCAACAGCTCGGCAGCGAACTCCGCAACGGCATGCCCAGCATCCGCAGACTCGCGTGGACGCCCCTCGCCGCCATCCTCGAGCTCGCGCTCAGCGTCCGCTTCTTCATCGCCTTCCTCACCAAACCACCCGTCCCCGGCGCATAA
- a CDS encoding LemA family protein, producing the protein MELWIVLLIVLGVLALIVVVLALWLVGTYNRLVTLRNRNENAFSQIDVQLKRRYDLIPNLVESAKGYMAHERETLDAVISARNQAMKIEANIGPGFNPADITQLAQAEGALTGALGRLMAVMEAYPDLKANQNVMAVQEELTSTENKIAFARQAFNDSVTTYETYRESFPPVIIAPLFGFKEAAVWEIDDQAQREAPKVNFN; encoded by the coding sequence ATGGAACTCTGGATCGTCCTGCTGATCGTCCTAGGCGTCCTCGCCCTCATCGTTGTCGTCCTCGCACTCTGGCTCGTCGGCACCTACAACCGTCTCGTCACCCTCCGCAACCGCAACGAGAACGCCTTCTCCCAGATCGACGTCCAGCTCAAGCGACGCTACGACCTCATCCCCAACCTCGTCGAATCCGCCAAGGGCTACATGGCCCACGAACGCGAAACCCTCGACGCCGTCATCTCCGCACGCAACCAGGCCATGAAGATCGAGGCCAACATCGGACCCGGCTTCAACCCCGCCGACATCACCCAGCTCGCCCAGGCCGAGGGAGCCCTCACCGGAGCGCTCGGACGACTCATGGCCGTCATGGAAGCCTACCCCGATCTCAAGGCCAACCAGAACGTCATGGCCGTCCAGGAAGAACTCACCTCCACCGAGAACAAGATCGCCTTCGCTCGACAGGCCTTCAACGACTCGGTCACCACCTACGAGACCTACCGCGAGTCCTTCCCCCCCGTCATCATCGCACCCCTCTTCGGCTTCAAGGAAGCCGCCGTCTGGGAAATCGACGACCAGGCCCAACGCGAAGCTCCCAAGGTCAACTTCAACTAA
- a CDS encoding M48 family metallopeptidase codes for MDFFEHQDRARTRSLWLVVAFILAVLAIITVAYAAVVIAIFALREGKPINFFDPRLVLGVAAGVVGLVLAAAFYKLRSLKRGGAAIAEMLEGKLLPRATHNADERKLLNVVEEMSIASGIPIPPVYVIDEPGINAFAAGYSPDDAVVGVTRGALRQLDRDELQGVIAHEYSHILNGDMRLNIRLMGMIFGITAIGFVGYGITRIVIAGGRARVHTRSNRKNGGGGAIIIFLGLGIALTIIGFVGTLFGNMIKAAVSRQREYLADAAAVQFTRNPEGIGSALQKIGSVGARMNHAEATELSHMFFADGVSNLFGFALATHPPLPRRILRILPDWDGVFPDAQQEGYAPDQDDRHTREQQRQKDKRTEHAQKLLAILTAGTLLDNATHHPDDAILTIGTTSKSHADYARLLLGAIPPLIRDAAAEPYGCRVLIYAYFLDQDPDQQAFQKDLLEQHADTNVAKLASELHQHTTRLPIEMRLPIVELCIPTLYELSQPQYELFLNVIDRLIQTDDKTTLREWVLRRLARRPYAVLYEGFDTTPGRQRIKDLKDQALQLLSLLAHIGHSDKETARHAFAAGINHLQMNADTQILPESFCTVDRFDHMIDTLNQLKPLEVRRLLGACAAVIKHDQKITVTEAELLRVISEQFSVPMPPMLPGQKFT; via the coding sequence ATGGACTTCTTCGAGCATCAGGACCGCGCACGAACCCGATCACTCTGGCTCGTGGTCGCATTCATCCTCGCCGTCCTCGCCATCATCACCGTCGCCTACGCCGCTGTCGTCATCGCCATCTTCGCCCTCCGCGAAGGAAAACCCATCAATTTCTTCGACCCCAGGCTCGTCCTGGGCGTCGCCGCCGGCGTCGTCGGACTCGTCCTCGCCGCAGCCTTCTACAAGCTCAGATCCCTCAAACGCGGCGGAGCAGCCATCGCTGAGATGCTCGAAGGAAAACTCCTGCCCCGCGCCACGCACAACGCCGACGAACGAAAACTCCTCAACGTCGTCGAGGAAATGTCCATCGCCTCAGGCATCCCCATTCCCCCCGTCTACGTCATCGACGAGCCGGGCATCAACGCCTTCGCCGCCGGATACAGCCCCGACGACGCCGTCGTCGGCGTCACACGCGGAGCGCTCCGACAACTCGACCGCGATGAACTCCAGGGCGTCATCGCCCACGAATACAGCCACATCCTCAACGGCGACATGCGCCTCAACATCCGGCTCATGGGGATGATCTTCGGCATCACCGCCATCGGTTTCGTCGGCTACGGCATCACACGCATCGTCATCGCGGGCGGACGAGCCCGGGTACACACACGCAGCAACCGAAAAAACGGTGGGGGAGGCGCGATCATCATCTTCCTCGGACTCGGGATCGCGCTCACCATCATCGGGTTCGTCGGTACCCTCTTCGGCAACATGATCAAGGCCGCCGTCTCACGCCAACGCGAGTACCTCGCCGACGCCGCCGCCGTGCAGTTCACACGCAACCCCGAGGGCATCGGCTCCGCACTCCAGAAAATCGGCAGCGTCGGCGCCCGCATGAACCATGCCGAAGCTACCGAACTCAGCCACATGTTCTTCGCCGACGGCGTCTCAAACCTCTTCGGCTTCGCGCTCGCCACACACCCGCCGCTCCCCCGACGCATACTCCGCATCCTTCCCGACTGGGATGGCGTCTTCCCCGACGCACAACAGGAAGGCTACGCACCCGATCAGGACGACAGACACACACGCGAACAACAACGCCAGAAAGACAAACGCACCGAGCACGCCCAGAAACTCCTCGCCATCCTCACCGCCGGCACCCTCCTCGACAACGCCACACACCACCCCGACGACGCCATCCTGACCATCGGCACGACCTCCAAAAGCCACGCCGACTACGCCCGCCTGCTCCTCGGCGCCATCCCGCCCCTCATCCGTGACGCCGCCGCCGAACCCTACGGCTGCCGAGTCCTCATCTACGCCTACTTCCTCGATCAAGACCCCGACCAACAGGCCTTCCAGAAAGACCTCCTCGAACAACACGCCGACACCAATGTCGCCAAGCTCGCAAGCGAACTCCACCAGCACACCACCCGACTCCCCATCGAGATGCGACTCCCCATCGTCGAACTCTGCATACCCACCCTCTACGAACTCTCTCAACCCCAGTACGAACTGTTCCTCAACGTCATCGACCGCCTCATCCAGACCGACGACAAAACCACACTCCGCGAATGGGTGCTCCGACGACTCGCGCGACGCCCCTACGCCGTTCTCTACGAGGGATTCGACACAACCCCCGGCCGACAACGCATCAAAGACCTCAAGGATCAGGCCCTCCAACTCCTCTCCCTGCTCGCGCACATCGGCCACAGCGACAAGGAGACCGCACGCCACGCCTTCGCCGCCGGCATCAACCACCTCCAGATGAACGCCGACACCCAGATCCTGCCCGAAAGCTTCTGCACCGTCGACCGCTTCGATCACATGATCGACACGCTCAACCAACTCAAACCGCTCGAAGTCCGTCGACTCCTCGGGGCCTGCGCCGCCGTCATCAAACACGACCAAAAGATCACCGTGACCGAAGCCGAACTCCTGCGCGTCATCAGCGAGCAGTTCAGCGTCCCCATGCCACCCATGCTGCCCGGCCAGAAATTCACCTGA
- the xylB gene encoding xylulokinase, with translation MRGLWLGLDVGTQSTKALVVDGDARRVVARASVAYDLIAGLPEGAAEQDPKTWADAVVACLRQVSDQGVDLSSVRGVGVSGQQHGLVLLDAAGGVVRPAKLWCDTATASEAAVLSERFGRAVPTGFTASKILWVQEHEPENWAKTATVMLPHDYINFLLTGRRTMEVGDASGSGLFDPVARGFNGREVELMGGGVGDRLPELVEAPEPVGAVSAAGSSWCGLPAGALVSAGGGDNMMSAIGSGATTPGPVVLSLGTSGTVFACADRAVIDPDGLIAPFCDSTGRYLPLLCTMNVTGVTEEVREAFGMDHGALTERASSVAAGCEGLLWLPFLAGERVPDLPTASGTLTGMRHGWLDPAVLFRAAIEGTTLNLAWGAKRMAGLGVSIDAVRVVGGGSKNALWRQVAADVFGVPVVTLEEPESAALGGAIQAMWTEACGSDVSADLGAVGEGLIRTGGEVEPSASGVAAYAGVYERYCGALARVYGV, from the coding sequence ATGCGTGGTTTGTGGCTGGGTCTGGATGTCGGCACGCAGTCGACGAAGGCGCTGGTGGTGGACGGTGACGCTCGGCGCGTGGTGGCGCGGGCGTCGGTGGCGTATGACCTGATCGCGGGTCTGCCCGAGGGTGCTGCGGAGCAGGACCCGAAGACGTGGGCGGACGCGGTGGTTGCCTGTCTGCGTCAGGTGTCGGATCAGGGGGTTGATCTGTCGTCGGTGCGTGGCGTTGGGGTGTCGGGTCAGCAGCACGGGTTGGTGTTGCTGGACGCGGCGGGCGGGGTGGTTCGTCCTGCGAAGCTGTGGTGTGACACGGCGACGGCGTCGGAGGCGGCGGTGTTGTCGGAGCGTTTCGGGCGTGCGGTGCCGACGGGTTTCACGGCGTCGAAGATCCTGTGGGTTCAGGAGCACGAGCCGGAGAACTGGGCGAAGACGGCGACGGTGATGCTGCCGCACGACTACATCAATTTTCTGCTGACGGGTCGTCGGACGATGGAGGTGGGGGACGCATCGGGGAGCGGGCTGTTTGACCCGGTGGCGCGTGGGTTCAACGGGCGGGAGGTCGAGCTGATGGGTGGCGGCGTGGGGGACCGTCTGCCTGAGCTGGTGGAGGCGCCGGAGCCGGTGGGTGCGGTGTCGGCGGCGGGCTCGTCGTGGTGCGGGCTTCCCGCGGGGGCGTTGGTGTCGGCGGGTGGCGGCGACAACATGATGAGCGCGATCGGGAGTGGGGCGACGACGCCCGGGCCGGTGGTGCTGAGTCTGGGGACGTCGGGGACGGTGTTCGCGTGTGCGGATCGCGCGGTGATTGATCCGGACGGGCTGATTGCGCCGTTCTGCGACTCGACGGGTCGTTATCTGCCGTTGCTGTGCACGATGAACGTGACGGGCGTGACGGAGGAGGTGCGTGAGGCGTTCGGGATGGATCACGGGGCGTTGACGGAGCGGGCGTCGTCGGTGGCGGCGGGCTGTGAGGGGTTGCTGTGGCTGCCTTTCCTGGCGGGCGAGCGTGTGCCGGACCTGCCGACGGCGAGCGGCACGCTGACGGGGATGCGTCACGGGTGGCTGGACCCGGCGGTGTTGTTCCGCGCTGCGATCGAGGGGACGACGCTGAACCTGGCGTGGGGCGCGAAGCGGATGGCGGGCCTGGGCGTGTCGATTGACGCGGTGCGCGTGGTGGGCGGGGGTTCGAAGAACGCGTTGTGGCGTCAGGTCGCGGCGGACGTTTTTGGTGTGCCGGTGGTGACGCTTGAGGAGCCGGAGTCGGCGGCGTTGGGGGGCGCGATTCAGGCGATGTGGACCGAGGCGTGTGGCTCGGACGTATCGGCGGATCTCGGTGCCGTGGGCGAGGGCTTGATCCGGACGGGGGGTGAGGTCGAGCCGAGTGCGTCGGGTGTGGCGGCGTACGCGGGGGTGTACGAGCGTTACTGCGGTGCGTTGGCGAGGGTCTACGGGGTCTGA
- the xylA gene encoding xylose isomerase, with protein MAEYFAGIPTVVYEGPESDNPLAFKHYDAEAVVAGKTMKDHLRFAASYWHCMKGAGADPFGVGTREMPWLEAGDAMTAARQTMDAMFEFIGKIGVPYWCFHDRDIAPELDDLGASNKALDEIVDQAESLQQATGVKLLWGTACLFIHPRFMAGAGTSPSADVFAHGAAQVKKAMEVTHRLGGEGYVFWGGREGYDTLLNTDLRRETENMARLLRLAVDYKKEIGFTGQFYIEPKPKEPTTHQYDFDAQSCHAFLLQHGLEKDFKLNIEANHATLAGHSFHHDLEYAAINGLLGSIDANRGDLLIGWDTDQFPTNLYDTAMAMLTLLRAGGFTTGGLNFDAKVRRQSTEPVDLVYAHIGGMDAFARGLKIAAAIIADGKIDGLVKERYVGWENAIGKKIESGQATMAELEAHALKTNVMRAPVGRQELLENLLNEYL; from the coding sequence ATGGCAGAGTATTTCGCGGGCATCCCGACGGTGGTTTACGAGGGTCCGGAGTCGGACAATCCGCTGGCGTTCAAGCACTACGACGCGGAGGCGGTGGTCGCGGGCAAGACGATGAAGGATCACCTCCGGTTCGCGGCGTCGTACTGGCACTGCATGAAGGGTGCGGGTGCTGATCCGTTTGGTGTGGGGACGCGTGAGATGCCGTGGCTGGAGGCGGGGGACGCGATGACGGCGGCGCGTCAGACGATGGACGCGATGTTCGAGTTCATCGGGAAGATCGGTGTGCCTTACTGGTGCTTCCACGACCGCGATATTGCGCCGGAGCTGGATGACCTGGGGGCGTCGAACAAGGCGCTGGACGAGATCGTGGATCAGGCCGAGTCGCTTCAGCAGGCGACGGGCGTGAAGTTGTTGTGGGGGACGGCGTGCCTGTTTATTCATCCGCGTTTCATGGCGGGTGCGGGGACGAGTCCGTCGGCGGACGTGTTTGCGCACGGCGCGGCGCAGGTGAAGAAGGCGATGGAGGTGACGCACCGGTTGGGCGGCGAGGGGTACGTGTTCTGGGGCGGGCGTGAGGGTTACGACACGCTGCTGAACACGGACCTGAGGCGTGAGACGGAGAACATGGCTCGTCTGCTGCGGCTGGCTGTGGATTACAAGAAGGAGATCGGTTTCACGGGTCAGTTCTACATCGAGCCGAAGCCGAAGGAGCCGACGACGCACCAGTATGATTTTGACGCGCAGTCGTGCCACGCGTTCCTGCTGCAGCACGGTCTGGAGAAGGATTTCAAGCTGAACATCGAGGCGAACCACGCGACGCTGGCGGGGCACAGTTTCCATCACGACCTGGAGTACGCGGCGATCAACGGGTTGTTGGGGTCGATTGATGCGAACCGCGGCGACCTGCTGATCGGCTGGGACACGGACCAGTTCCCGACGAATCTGTACGACACGGCGATGGCGATGCTGACGTTGCTGCGTGCGGGCGGTTTCACGACGGGCGGGTTGAACTTCGACGCGAAGGTGCGTCGCCAGTCGACCGAGCCGGTGGACCTGGTGTATGCGCACATCGGCGGCATGGACGCGTTCGCCCGCGGGTTGAAGATTGCCGCGGCGATCATCGCGGACGGGAAGATCGACGGGCTGGTGAAGGAGCGTTACGTTGGCTGGGAGAACGCGATCGGGAAGAAGATCGAGTCGGGTCAGGCGACGATGGCGGAGCTGGAGGCGCACGCGTTGAAGACGAACGTGATGCGTGCGCCGGTGGGGCGTCAGGAGTTGCTGGAGAACCTGTTGAACGAGTACCTCTGA